Within the Pseudomonas fulva genome, the region GCGGTAGTTGTCGGCCACGCCGGCTTTCCACTGACCGGCCATTTCGTCGAGGTCGGCGACCAGCAGCTCGGTGGCGGCTTTCAGGTAGGCACGGCGACGCTCGTTGTGGCCGCCGGTGGCGCCGTCACCGACCAGGTAGTCAGTGGCCGGACGCTCGCCGGCGCCGGGACCGGTGCCGTTCAGGTCCTGGCCCCAGAGCAGGAACTCGATGGCGTGGTAGCCGGTGGCGACGTTGGCTTCGGAGCCGCCCAGCTCGTTGAGGCTGGCGAGCAGGTCCGGGGTGATCTCGGTGACGTCGAGCTTGTCTTCGCCGACCTGGATCTCGGTGTGGGCGATGATGTTGGCGCCTGCCGCCGGGTTGCCCAGGGCGTGCTGGTAGTCGGCGTCGACGTAGTCGATCAGGCCTTCGTCCAGGGGCCATGCGTTAACCTGGCCTTCCCAGTCGTCGACGATGGTGTTGCCGAAGCGGAACACTTCGCTCTGCATGTAGGGGACGCGCGCGGCCAGCCAGGCTTCGCGAGCGGCTTTCAGGGTTTCGTCGTTGGGGTTGGCGAGCAGGGCATCGACGGCGCTCTGCAGCTTCTTGGCGGTGCTGGCGGCGTCCTCGAACACGGCGGATGCCATATCCGCGTAATGCTTGACCACGGCCTGTGCAGCGGCTTCGTCGAAGGCGCCGGCTGCTGCTGGAGCGCTGCTGCCGGTCGCTTGCGCAGCCGGGGCGGCGGCTTGGTTGGCAGGCGCCTTGTCTTCGCCGCAGCCCGCGAGGGCAATGGCGATGGTCAGCAGGCTGGCAGAGGCCAGGGGCATACGAATCATGACGAAATCCTTTGCGTGTTAATGGAGAGTACGCGTGGTGCTCCACGCGGGCTGCAACATAATGCGAAAGATTTGCATTTTAAGCAAAGGGTCGATGTGCCAGCACCGGATCGCGCCGGCTGGCGCGATCCGGTTTTGAGGCGGGA harbors:
- a CDS encoding imelysin family protein, producing MIRMPLASASLLTIAIALAGCGEDKAPANQAAAPAAQATGSSAPAAAGAFDEAAAQAVVKHYADMASAVFEDAASTAKKLQSAVDALLANPNDETLKAAREAWLAARVPYMQSEVFRFGNTIVDDWEGQVNAWPLDEGLIDYVDADYQHALGNPAAGANIIAHTEIQVGEDKLDVTEITPDLLASLNELGGSEANVATGYHAIEFLLWGQDLNGTGPGAGERPATDYLVGDGATGGHNERRRAYLKAATELLVADLDEMAGQWKAGVADNYRATLEGESAENGLRKMLFGMGSLSLGELAGERMKVALEANSTEDEHDCFSDNTHNSHYYNGLGIRNVYLGEYKKVDGSTLSGPSLSSLVAKADAATDSTVKADLDATQAKLQALVDSADKGVHFDQLIAAGNAEGQQLVRDAIAALVKQTGAIEQAAGKLGISDLNPDTADHEF